The following is a genomic window from Eubalaena glacialis isolate mEubGla1 chromosome 18, mEubGla1.1.hap2.+ XY, whole genome shotgun sequence.
CCCAGGCTCCTTTGCACCCATCCTCCGCAGTCTGTCTCAGCCGGCCTCTTGCCTTCACCCACCCAGACCTCCTCCTCCACCCTTCTAAACGGAAGAAAAACTTTGCCGGAAAAACCGAGGCCCAAATTTGGGGAACGAATTTGTCGAGGATGGCGGAGACCGACGCACTGTTGCTGAAGTTCTGAACTCCCGCCCATTGGAGCTGGGAGCCAGGCAGCCCTTTCTCCTCCTACAGTCTGGATGTCCGGGTTCTGCGACCCTTTGAAACTATTGAAGGGTTGTGTGCATTGCGGGCATacattgggggagggggggttatCCACGCCAATCCTGAAAGAAATCGCAGGATCCAAAAGAGGGCCATCTGGGAACAGAGAAGGGTGGTCCTTCCGTCTAAAGGGCGACTCCACGGGACCCTGGTGGccaggggttggggtggaggtgggggacgCCCCTGGCCTTTTCCACGTCCCTCTCGTCTTTCTTTCTGAACCCCCCGCCTGGGGTGAAAGACGACGCCTGGGGAGGGGAGCAAGAAAGGATTTTCTATCCAATGGGCCCGGCCAGTAGGACTCCAGTATGGAGAGTTGGGTAAAAACCGCAGAACACTGTGGCGAGAGGTTGGGTATTTGCAAGCGCGAAGCCGAAGCCGCGCCTTCTCACTTTCCCGTCCCTTTGCACAGAAAGTCCCAAGGGGATCCTACCCGGCGGGCAGGGCGCATGCAGAGGAGATGGACGAGGAGCCGCCGCCCAAGCCGAGCCGACCGACCAGCGCTCGAGCGCCCAGCGACGCGCCTCTCCTTCATTAGCTTCCCCTCCACGCGGCGCTGCATGCCTCGGAAAATAAGTTAGCAAACGGGGAGCCGTTTATCTCTTTTATCTTGGGGCCTGATCCAATTAAATAAGTGCACATTTACATTTGCATCCATCAGGCGAGAGCTCTGAGAGCCCGGGGTTTGCTCGGAGCAAATAAAAGCAGATTTCATTGAGAAAAGTGGCGTCTGGGAGCGCCAGGCTCGTCCGGGCGCCGGAAACGAGCGCGGCCGGGAGGGCGGCCTTGGGGACCCAGGGTTGGGGCCTGCGGCCGACGGGAGGCCGGAGATCCCCAACGGCCCGGAGGGGCCGGCCAGCGCTGGGTGTGCAGCCAGAGCTGCAGCCCGGTCCCCGAGGCGATCGTGTTAGCCCACAACCTGGGTCCCACCTCGTGCCTGGGACCCAAGTCGCATTTAGCGCGAAAACGAAAAGGAGATTAGCTCTGGCCTGGTCCAAAAGGGAGACCCGTGGGGTGGGTGTAGGAACAGTCCCACAGCTTTGGCCACTTTGTGGGGGGAGAGCAGGAGGCAAGATTCCGGTCGGGCCGATTTTCCTCCTATTCGGGGGCCGAGTGGCAAAGAAGGCGAAAGTCAGGTAGAGGACGCGCCCCCCGCTGTCCCCAACATCCTTGCACCGGGGGAAACCAGCTGAGACTTCCCGTTAGAGCTTCTGGATGGGTAGAGGGGGACGTCCAGGTGAGCGCCTCCTCCTTTGCCACGCCGAGCTCATTAAAGGTGCTTTCGAAATAGTGTTTGAAGAATTCGagggtagttttgttttgtttttccttttcctaagGATGTCCAACCTACAGGCCAAAAGATAGAAACGATCTTTGGGGGCACGGCTGCGTCGTAGACCCCCGACATGCCAAACCGCAAATTAAAACTGTGCGGGGCCCAGAGGCCGGGAGTGGAAAGACCAGCAGAAACGGAATACCTGCACCTGAAGCGGGGTGGGAGCACCGGCACTGCCTGGGCTGCGCACCGCTGCGGCCACCCCCTCCCCGCAGGCTGCTCCAGCAGCCCGCATATTTCTCAACTGCCTGCCGCCAGGTTTTAAAGGCTGTGCCCAAGCCGTGGCAGGAATCTGTAGGGTTAATACTCTTCCAGTCGAAGGCCGTGCTTTCCGAATCCCCAATGTTAACTGGGTCCTGGGTCCCAGGCCGAAGCGAGTGGGATGGCGGAGCAATTTACGTTGGACCCTCTTGGGGTCCAGAGCTAAGGCCCCGCTGTGGGTGGAGGGCATAGCTGGGTGTCGCCTAACTCCTCCTCTCTGCGAGCCGCGTGGCGCCCGGGGACCAGTAGGCGGCGCCCTTCCTAAACTGCATCCGCCTCCGGATCCCTCTTGGGAGCGCAATCACATTCCTTTCACTTTGGGCGCTTTGCAGGGCGCTGTTCTGTGCCTCCGCCCCAGCTGGCAGCTTGTTAGGCGGGACAGGTGGGCTGGTAGGAACGGCCAGTTCTGAAACCGCTCGCACGaccaccccagcccagcccccaaccTTCCAGGCTCCAAGAGCTGTGCACATCTCAGGGAATGAGAGGCCCTGAGGGGTTTGCAAACCAGGAGGCCTCGATGAAGGCCCCTCACCCAAGCCGGGGAACAGCAGTTCGGGCCCTGGCACCCCGTTCCGAAGAGCGGGAAGGAGAAAGGGACCCTTCTGCAGCCTCACCTCAATGCCCGAGTATGCGCCCTCGGGGATTGACTGGGCTGTTGCCTCCTCGCCCCAAATCCCAGAAGCTGATTCGGCCCTGCACAGGGGGGTAAGGGAAGAAACCCAGCCGGTTCCCGGTTTGGCGCTGCCTCGTGGGGCTGACTGCAGGGACCCCACTCAGTGGTCCCGTGGCCTCTGTTGCCAGGGGTTCAGCGACTCCTAGTCCCCTTAGTGCCAAGCTAGGCTCGGCTTGGGGGCTGCAACCAGTTCAGCCAAGCGCAGGTGACAAATGCCCGCGCTACCCCAGCACCGAGGTGTATTAGGCGCTGCTTCGCATAACTTCCGCCCCCCAGTCCAAGTCTGCGAACAAACCCCTGGCACACGCCGGAAGGTTTCCCCCAGCGCCCCTTGCAAGGAGCATCGCCTTCGACACGGCCCAAGATGCGGCCAGCCTGAGGCTCGTAGGCTCGAGGAGGGACTTGGGACCTTACAGACACGCATCTACTTCTGGGATTAAACGCGGGAGACATTTCCTAGCTGCACATACCTCGATCCGCCCAGCAGGCCGCCCGCAAACTGAGAAGTGTCTAGACAACAGAAAAACCACTGGCCACCGAAACCCAGCTCTACAAAGGAGAAAACCCTAAACTTAATTTGGGGCTTGTATTTAGGACGAAGTACGCAAAGAAAACCCTCGACCCTGCAGAGGCCAAGGGCAGGAGGGATGCGGACAGGGGGCAGCGATGTGGGCACCAGCCTTCCAGCCTCTGGCGGTTTCGCTGCGCAGCCGGGAGGCGTCTCGCGCAGCCCCTCGTTGGGGAGAAACGCCGCGGGCTCCCCGGTACGCGGTTCCCGTTCCCAGGCAGCCCCCGCGGGCATTCGGCTCCCAGCCCGGACCCTCGGCAATCAGACCCGGGAGGCCCGCGCCGCGCCATTTGCATATTCCCGGGAACACAAGGAGGcctacaattttctttttaaaatcgtTGGGCAGGGTTTAGGGCCAGTGCTTCCAAATCCCGCAGAGTTGATGTCGTCCTTAAACTCTCTCTTAAGAGAAGGCGACTGGCCTAGTCTTCTGACTTTTTTAGAAGAGAAGGTGACTCCTGGGGCTGCATATTCAACAGGGGGGAAAAAGCTGATTGTGAACCGGGCTGTCGGGGGGTGGATGGAGGGGGCTGGGGCGCGGGGGGTAGGGCAAGTCATCTCTGGAattcaattgtttaaaaaaatcatttataattaAAGGGACAAAATAAAATACGATCGTCTCATGCATATTTAATCATTCACACTTCCAGCTTTGAAACCATTTTCCCTGCGTGAATTTTCTCACTAATTTAAACACTGAAGTCGACTGCTGTTCAAGAAAACATCTGGACAATGCTGCTTTCAAACTTGTTTAAATTCGAATAAGCTAAAGGAGCCCCGttgcaggttaaaaaaaaaaaagtagcaaaagTGAAAACTCCGGTGAAAATTTGGgctgtgttttaaagaacagggtTAAAGTGGTCTTGAGTAGAAGCGCAAATATGTGAGTTTTGATTTAGCCTAATTAAACCGGTGTTATGTGCAAACACATTCTCTCTACGCTCAGGCTTGGGTTTAATAGAGCAAATTAATTCCCCTCGCTGGGGTATGTTTTTGCTGtaaagcctcccctccccccgaccAGTGAAAATTTCCCACGAAATTCCACAAGTCCGCGGTTCCCCATCTCCCGCGCAAAATGGAGACGCGAGCACCGACTGTGCTGGCGGGCCTCGGGCGCAGGGCGGTATCTCTTCCTCATGTGGGATTGAGACGCAACCTGCCTTTTCGTTTTGCGATGAAAGATGCGGGATTAGACggagaaaataaaacctcaaaAATACTTTTGTAGCTACTCGGACTCTTGAATCCGAGATGGGAAGAGTGCTAAAGTGACAAGCCTGATCAAGTCCACAACGGCCTCATTATCTAGGCAAACGTCCTCGAACTTTTGAATGCCGCTTGTCCAAAAAGGGGCccttgggggtggggcgggggggctcTTCTGGTCCGTTCGGGGCGCCCCTTGCTTCCCCCAAGCGCCTATGgcactccctcccccacttccgcCCACTCCCTCTCCAATCTCCGACTCTGCAAAGTGCAGGCTTGTAATTCAGGACAAGTGTGACACCTACCTGTGAAAGGGGGGAACCGTACCCTCGCTGGTCCCGCGGCCCCAGCCCCGCGGCTGCGCGGGGAATCTACCCGGCCGCCTACCACCCTACCACCCTACCACCCGCACGGTCGCGGATGGAACATTTACTAATCTAATCAAATCCAGCGAACGAAGAGATCAATGCCCAATTTTGAAGGGGTAGAGAAGACAGTGACTTGGGAAAGCCTTCTCCTTGTCATCCCCTAACGCTTCCCGCCCGCATTAGCCCAGAGCACCTTTGAAAGAGTAATAAGGGCTAAATCCGGCATAAAATCGAACTCATTAGCAAAGTTCACCAGCTGATTGCTTTGCATAAAACACGACACTGATTGGAAGTAATTAGGTTAAGCAATGGAGCTCGGGTGGTGCGTGTCTCTAGCTGCCTTTACCATCTCTTCTCCCTTCTGGGCACACACTTgggtctctctcctcccttcctccagggTCCAATCTCCCCACAGCAGCCCGCATCAGTGATCCAAATCTGCATTCCGGGCAGGGCCAGGTTCCCCGGGGCTCGAAGCCTAATTACTGTTTCCCGCTGGCACACTAGGTTCGGTGGAACCTTTCATTCCCCACTTCGAAAAAAAGTTGCAGTTTGCACCTTTTGTCCAGGGCGATGGACAGTTTACTGTGGCTTCTAAAAAGTAATGAGTGGCTCTGATTATGTTAAAATctcttttaattaaatattttgcattttacaaaGGCGGCTgcagtttcttttactttttaaatctaaGAGTATAACTTGTTCCCTTTCTGTGATAATACTTTAGCTCATACCCAGAAAAATCAATCGgtgtaaaaaattaaattaaacttgtATTTTTAAACTATGAAACAGTTTTGGGGGAaacacaaatgtatatatttatattacaaaaaaaCATTAAATGCCTGTACAGGTGTCTTAATTTCATAATTTACTTCAAAGATATTGAGTTAtcaatttaaatacaaaaatgcTACATTAAATATACAGAATAAGATTTAAtacaaatccttttttaaatttttcttttcagttgattaagacatttttgtttgtgtgtggagatgtttacatttttatgtcaTCCATCTCCAGGAACTATAAACTTTTTAGTAGGAGgggtagttttgtttttctctcatgtTGATGGAAAAATAACTGCCAAGgccatgtttttttaaataaattagtaaagTCCAGGACCGACGCAGCCCGCGTTAAATGTCGGACATACCTTTCTTCAATTCATAGGGAGAGTCTTTGCACAGGTCTAGCTGGGACTGGCTCCGCAACATTTTCGGGTCTTTAGCCAAAGCGTCCGCTCGGTTCAACACGGTCTGGTTTAATCCATTGAAATGCGAGCTCGGACCCGTTGTAGGGCCTGGCCCGGGCCCCGGGTGGCCGTGAAGGTGTCCGAAGGAGCCATAGTTCGTGTAGCCAGGATAGAAGGGCGCCGTGTAGTACAGAGGCCGGGACAGCACTGTCCCGCCTGGAAAGGGACACTGAGCCGAGGGCGAGCGCGATGGCGCCGGTGCTGGTGACGCGCGGCTGCCTCCTAGGGCTTGCCCGGCTACGGGCCCGGGGCACGGTGGGCACGGAGAGCCCTCGCTCCCGCCGCCCCCGTCCTTGACCTTGTCCGAGGATGTGGCGATCTCCGCCAGAGACCACAGTTTGGGCTTGGCGAGCACCGCCTGaggcggtggcggtggcggcgAGTGTATGACCGAGGGCCCTCCAGGACCGGGGGGCAGCTCTCCCGCGGCTGGGTGTGGGCCCGGAGCCGGCGCGCCCGAGGAGTAGTGAGGGGCCGGGTCCTCGGCCAGCCGAGCTGCCGCAGGCCCGGCCGGGGAGGGCCCGCCGGCGCGGGGGGGCCCGGGCAGCGCGTCGAGGCGGCCCTCGGACGGCGGCTCTTTAAAATCCGAGTCGCTGAGGCTACCCTCGGTCTCTTTGCCGGCGGGGGTGGGCGGCCCCTGCAGCCGTTCACAGCCAGAAGCCGCCTTCTGCTCTGCTCCTCCTGCGGGCGAAACCCAGGCGGTCAGAGGCGCGGAGGCCGTGCGGCGGGGCCCAGGTCCCCGCCCGCAAAGGCAAAGACCCCTGCCCTCAACCTCCAGGCCCTGTGCGCCCCCTCTCCAGTCCCCCTTTTGCTCAACGCACCCTTTCCCGCGTCCACCAACCTGCATCGGGGCCCTCGGGGTCGCCCTTGTCCTCGGGCTTCTGGGGCTCATCCTCGTCGTTCTTCTCCAGATCAatgttctcttcctcctcctcgtcctcgcTGCGGTTCCGCGGCGTCCACGTCATCTTGTTCTCCTTCTTGAGGCGCCGGCGCGCGTTGGCGAACCAGGTGGACACCTGGGTGAGGGTCATCTTGGTGATGATGGCCAGCATGATCTTCTCGCCCTTGGTGGGGTAGGGGTTCTTGCGGTGCTCGTTGAGCCAGGCCTTCAGTGTAGCGGTGGCGTCTCGCGTGGCGTTCTTCCGGTACGCGGGGTCCCCGTAAGGGTACGAGCCCAGGGGTGCTGCGTACGGGTGGTACCCCAAGGAGCCTGCCATGCCGGGTGTATGGTCGTAGGGAGAGCCCTGCAGAGAACAggcagagagaaagtgagagtggGCCGTGGTCCCCAGCGCCACCTGGGCGACCGAAAGACACTTTCCCTGCGCCCAGGGGTCTTCGGGCTGCGAGGCCCGCACTCAGGCTTCccctggggcagggctggagagCTCAGACCCTGGGgcaacccctcctcctcctcataaGGAAGCGGGGGCGCCAACTCCTGAGTCCTTGGGGGTGCTTGGAGCCGTCCTGACTTCCCTGGCCCCTGGTAGGCCCCCCTCTGCCCGGGAACGTCCTCCCCCCGTGCGCAGATCCGGCCACCGCGGCCGGGCCCTCTACCCAGAGAGAGGCCTGGGCAGCGGCGGCGACTCTGCGCTCCGCGCCCGAGTGGTTGCGCGTTGGGAGCAAGGGTGGTGAGCAAAGGAAGTCAaggactttttttccccaaagagaaaGGCAAACGAAAAGCTGAGCCTTGCCTCGGCACTCCCACCCCTCCAAAAGTGTTACCCCAAACCGAAGCCAAGGCGCTTTTCCAGAAAGTGCACCCGGCCGAAAAATCCCGGATGCACCGCAGCTCGCCCGACTTTTCAGAAATTTAATACCTCCAAATCGGATTGCGAAGATAGGATTACGGATTTGCAACATTTTGGAGGACTAATTAAAGGCGAGGCCAAACACATTTACACAGACTTAGCACGCTTCTGTTCAGATTTCGGGTCTATTTCTTTTGAACTACTTTCTCCAAAtggcaaaaccaaaaaaagaaaaaaagtaaaatgtgcaGGGCGGCCTGGAGCTCACGTTTGAACCAAATGCTGCTCTTTAATCGCAGCGACCTCTCCCCAAAAAACCCTTTCCGCCAACTCAGCGATCCGAGCAAGACGCGGCTCTTCTCTCCGAGCAACTCCTGAGCCCGAGGCCCGGGCGAAGCCGAGGGAGACAATCGCCCAAGTTTGCAGGGTCCGCGAGGCTTGGCAGGGGCGGTCCGCGGTGGAGCCGAGGCCCGTGTCCCCCGCAGCCCCCGACCGCCCCAAGCTGCCCCAGCTGCCCTCGCCCGCCCCGGCTCCCGCTCACTCACCACGTACGAAGAGAAGGCGGCGGCTGCCGCCGCCGCGGGGTCGGCGCCGTACTGGAGGTGCGAGTTGTAGCCCGGCGAGGGCGCCGTGAAGGCGGTGGAGCCGGCGTAGGGCGAGAACGCGGAGCCCGACGACGAGCGCCCGAGCTCATCCGTGCGGGGCCCCGAGATGACGCTGGTGCTGTACGCCGGGCACGAGTAGAGCGCCAGCGAGGCGGACGGCTGGTACAAGTAGCCCTGCGGGTAGGACATGGCCACGCACGGGCATGGGGCGCTCCGCGCCGCGGCCGCCAACGAGCCGGGCGGCGCCCTGCGAGGGCGTGCGGGCGGGCACCTGGTCTCCGGCTGCCCCGGGCCGCCGCTCCTCGGGCCCCGGCTCCCGGGCTCCGGCCCGCGGCGCCTCCTCGCTGGCTTCCCGCGCGCCTCCGGCTGCGGCCGCCGAGCCCGCTCCTCTGCGCGCCTCGCTCGCCCCGGCAGGGTTTTCCGCcccctcccttgctgctttctctttttccccctcgCTCTTTGCACTGGGGGGCTCTGCTTTTGGCTTCGCAAAGGTCCTGCCAAGATGCTAAGTTGGAAATTGAGGATTCTGACGCCTTGTGCGCGCCTGAAGCTCCTCCTTCGCGGGGTGTAGTCGGTGGGAGGACTGGCAGGAGCCTCTGGGCGGCCGCAGCCAACCCGGCCGCCAGGCGCGCCtcgccctctccctcttcctccccggCTCCCTCTCCCGCTCGCTGGCGCTCCCCTCGCCCCTCCCTAGTGCCCGCCTCTCCTCCGCggccctcct
Proteins encoded in this region:
- the IRX5 gene encoding iroquois-class homeodomain protein IRX-5 is translated as MSYPQGYLYQPSASLALYSCPAYSTSVISGPRTDELGRSSSGSAFSPYAGSTAFTAPSPGYNSHLQYGADPAAAAAAAFSSYVGSPYDHTPGMAGSLGYHPYAAPLGSYPYGDPAYRKNATRDATATLKAWLNEHRKNPYPTKGEKIMLAIITKMTLTQVSTWFANARRRLKKENKMTWTPRNRSEDEEEEENIDLEKNDEDEPQKPEDKGDPEGPDAGGAEQKAASGCERLQGPPTPAGKETEGSLSDSDFKEPPSEGRLDALPGPPRAGGPSPAGPAAARLAEDPAPHYSSGAPAPGPHPAAGELPPGPGGPSVIHSPPPPPPQAVLAKPKLWSLAEIATSSDKVKDGGGGSEGSPCPPCPGPVAGQALGGSRASPAPAPSRSPSAQCPFPGGTVLSRPLYYTAPFYPGYTNYGSFGHLHGHPGPGPGPTTGPSSHFNGLNQTVLNRADALAKDPKMLRSQSQLDLCKDSPYELKKGMSDI